acatccctctgcataatttgttatatacccagtaatcgcctttatagtccacccaattacgggtgacgtttgacgaaactaaagtacataactccttatgtagggatccatggtgacttcaggtctaaggactaatagtcatactaatagccacatgagaaagtatatgacactcatataatgatccatgatactttctcatggcgggtcattcagtatacattctctaatgcatacccatgtgtcagcttgatatctctatatccatgacttgtgagatcaagtcatcgagctgacctacatgctagtcttattgtattaacattgtccctgaatgttaatactcgactaggaatgatttagagtagtgttccctatatcatctcactatcgattcaactaatcgattgatataggtatgaaccttctactcaaggacgctattatacttagtctatttggcactaatacaaataagtataataaccaaacaaatgcctttattaatatacaagaatatgatatacataagtctatacaatcatcaaatgattggctctagggctctaactaacactcgtGCCTCCTATCTAGGAAGATCGCTTGGCTAAAACTGAATAAGTTTCTATGATTTCTTTTTAAGTGTGTGGAATTGTCCTGAATGAGTCTCTAAGGTGAAGACTTCATCTTTTATCATGAGAATTTACATTTGATGACTTATTTTTTTGGGTAACCTTTGTAGAGTGAATTAAAGACTTCAATAGTTAGAGatggaaaaaaaaacaacaaagttAAGAACTTTAAAAGGTACTTAGATGACTTTAAAATTGAGATGACATATTTAAAAAATAGACAAATTATCTCTGTGACCGTTAACCTTTTTCAATCACCTATTTTTGACTCTCtaatttttttctaaacaaatcagtcattcaatttttttaactaaTCACTTATACATACCCTCCGTTAAATTTTTCTAGAAAGATTGACAAAAACTATCGTAGAAGGCCACTACCCCTACCCTCGCTACCTCCTCTTTTGGTGTCTGAAGGTGATGACAACCTCCCTGGTAGTGAATCGACTGTATCTGTTCCCTGTGGTTGTAGCCTAATCGGGTCCAGCGGAGGTGCAGCGATGGAATGTAGCTGTGACATGCCAGCAACGACCTCTCTGGAGAAGAGGGAAGCAGCGCACCTTGGAAACTACAAAGACGGCCATGAGATTTTGGTCGAACACTGTACCAGTGATGGATACCTTTTACTCCTCTAAAAGACATGTAGAACGTACATTTTATAGTTTCTatcaatctttttttaaaaaaatttgactgAGGAGCCACAAGTAACTCATTTAAAAAAAGTTGAATAACTAatttgtttcaaaaaaaaattgaaatgccAAAAATAGTTATTGAAAAAGTTAAGGGACATGAAGGTAATTTGcccttaaaaaaaaagaaagatacaCTTCGgggtgaaaaaaaaaatgaaattttgctaTCATTTATATACGTAATGGGTCTCTTCTCTTCCTCGTATCTTTGATCCAAGTAAATAGACTTGAGATGGTTGTTGGAGGGAAGAGGAATTGCTTGTCCAAGAAGAGCTGCTCATCAACACTTTGTGAATAAGAAAGGAAAGGGTCCTTGAAGCTATGGTAAGAGTTGGGATGAACTTTTtagtaacaaaaatttaaatctcaCCTAAGTCACATTATAACTAGTGAGTTAGAAAAACTTATGAGGATAAGCTGTCAATCATGATCCATTTGAGCTTTAGCTTTTTGATTTATTCTGACCACAAATGAAAAATTTTCTCAAGATTGAATCGATTACCTCTAACATTAATGGGATTGTAGAGTTATATAAGTGGATTCTTTAGAAAAGAGACACATAAGGTTGCTTATGGGCTTCTATATTTTTAATTGGACGAGTGGGCCGGCAAGTGGCCCAAAGGCAATCAATGCGCATCATAAATCTATTAAACGTAATTGTAGAAGTTTGATCGGAACGGAGATCGTCACCAGGGAGCGCCGGCGGTGTGCAATGGCCGGAGAGGCGCAGGAGATGGTGGAGGTCACCGTAAAAACCATCGGCCCCGCTCGCCCTACGAGGCTCCGAGTACCCTCCAGCATCAAGGTAGATCACCCTGAACACTAGCCCTAACTTTCTCGCGATCGCGGTCGCTCGATCTCTATTCGTCTGCTTTATGTTTTGATTTCTGTCACGGGGTAATACGTCCTCAATTTGGTGATCTGATTGGTATCCGAATTAGGTATCGGATCTGAGGAGGATCGTCGCGGCGGAGCGTCGTCTGCCGGCCGAGCGATTGAAGCTTGTGCTGAGAGGAAAGACCCTTCAGGacaagaaggagaaggaggaggaggaggaagaagagcctgATGAGGATGTGCTGATTAGGCTCCAGGATGGAGGCAAGTTTGACGCTTTCGGTTCATTTAGTTTTGATTCCTAAAATCGATGATGTTGATCAGGATGCTTCTGGTTTGCAGAAGTTCATACAATTTGGTCAATAGTTTCAATTTTTCGCTTAATTTATTGGTTCATGACGTTTTGGAAGATGCATCAATAATAAATCAGTAAAAAAGAGTTACTTTTAGCACAATTTGTTACCAAGGGCACTACACTGCATGCTTCTGTGGAAGCTCACTTAGGAGTACACTCTTTAACCTCCGTGTAGATATGGACCTCTTGCATCAATCAGGCTCCCCATCTCAAACAACAATTGTCTTGAGAATTTTGATTAGGGTTAGTGTACCATTGCACGACCCATATGTCACTGACAAAAAGAATGGTATATCAAAGATACAACTttagaattcaagaagaacaaagagtATTCATAGAATTCATGGATGTTAAGTAACAATACATTGAAATTTTATCAGGCATATATCTTGATAGCGTATGCAAAAGTCATTTATACAGCTACCAAGAcctcatttcttattttctttgccatagcTAAGTTTCCATTAATGTCTGCTTTGTCACTAGCTCGTCAATCAGTCTTATGGTCACTGTAAATCAAACTACTTGGTCTACTTTCAAATTTaatacacatatatatataatcttttgaTTTTGTACAAATGACAAGAAGCACATGCCTCAATCAAATAGACAAATAACTGTTTTCCTATACAAGAAAATGTATATGCTTTATTGATGATGCATTTTCAAGATACTTGGAAGTGCATCTGAAAAGGAAAGTGTGGATTAGATAATATTAGCATGTTTGGTAGTAACTTTCCCCCTCTTTACAGATTCTCTAATATTAGCTGTTGTACCTAAGCCCCCTGCGAAGCATCTTCAGGAAGACGATGATGATGAGGAAGAACTGGTCTGTCTGCACTAGTTTTATCTTTGCGCTTGATAACCATCAATAACCACATAGTACAAGTATTACTTCATCACATCtctatttgtcttcagaaatttcaAATCCCACAAAGAACAAACTGGTTGAAGAAGAGAATTTTCTTATTTCTTCAGAAGAAGCTACGATTTCCTGGTATGATCACATGTAAAACTTGTTGTCATTGGTAGATTTATAAATCAGACCATATGACTGCATTCCTTCTGAATTTCATAGACATCGTCTTGATGGCAATTTTCTCTATCAGTCTGAAGGCTTGGATTGGAATCATCCTGTGGTTCTCAATGGCTCCCATTGCTCAACGGTTTGGAATAGGACCCATCTATGTAAGTGTGTATGGGAAATGTGAAATTATTTGAGTTTGATCTCACATTGGATATTGTGCTCGCAACAACATATTAGGCTGATGAAATAATTAAATGTTGGATCCAAAACAGTTCATTTACAACCATGTCATGGTCACTTACAACATGTTAGGATTGGTGATGCAACTAGTGGTGGTGAATATGCACTGATATGTAAATACAATTTTTTGATTTACTCTTGCAAACACAAGACTTATACAATTGTTAGTGTAAAAATAACTTCAATATTTGTTAGTGCAAGGAGGAAACAATATAAAGTCAAATAACAAAAAAACCAACAATGCTAACATAAAATATAATGTACTTTGGATCCAGGTCCTACTTCACAGCCTACTCACTTGTTAGGTGAGTTATTCATCAAAAACTTCTTCTACAGAAATGCCTGCTTGTAAAATCCTTTGAAACCCCATATAAAAATGCGTTGCATTTCTCTTTACAAAAGAATAAGAATTAAACCATAACCTACTCACTTGTTAGGTGAGTTATTCATCAAAAAATTCTTCTACAGAAATGTCTGCTTGTAAATCCTTTGAAGCCCCATATAAAAATGTCTTGCATTTCTCTTTACAAAAGAATAAGAATTAAAtcataagaataaataaataacgtACAAAGAAAATGAACCTTTCAAAAGCTAATACTCTTTCCAAGTAGTTGAGAGCACCTTAGAGCTTGGAAATACAATTAGAAGATTAATAATTAGAGCATGTGAGTTGGTTACTTTGAATATGAGTTCATTGCTTCGAGTTCAATTTGCTCCCTTCTTTATAGCCACAATTCAAATGATTTCAGTTGACTCTGATTTTCTCCAGTCAGCTGAAACATTGATCTTGGTGACTTATTTAACAATAATTACTTATTCAGTTGACTCAGAATCCTTCCACTCAACTAAAAATCTACATTAATCAACTCAATTTTGTATCAATCAACTCAACCGGATAAACTCATTACCTAATGACTTCGTCTTTAGCCAATTCAGTATATGTCCAATACTCAAATCTTCAATAGTCAACTTAAACCTTTGATAGTTTGAGACTTGGATTGGATTGACTCAAAACATTTTTGGGCGATTCAACTAATGCTCACTTGATTGATTTGTCAACTAAATTCTCGTTTTAGTCTACTCAAGCCATAATAGAATAATTTTATTCCCGAGCAAAACATTTACAATTGACTATAGAGTTGAGTCGACTGAAACAACCCTTTGGTCGATTGAATTTGCTCGGGAATCTTGATTTTACTCAAGATCAAACTTTATTCGTCAACTTTGACATAGATCACATGGTCTTTGGTTGAATAAAAGGTATCCAAAATCCAAGATTACATTTGCTCATAATGTTTCACATCTCACATATCTTTAAATCTTGATGGCAGCGACGTTCCTCACCCCCAAGCCCATCTCAGTCTTGGTGTTTGAGCCATCAATCCACTCTCAATCTCCACTTATATTAAATAGGCTCAGCATTCCTTTCCCTCTCAGGAAACTGAATTTGTAATGACCAATTATATACATGGAGGATTTCACTTAGAACTGAATAGTTCATGCTATGTGCAGATACTTATCACTGGGTTCTTGATTATTCTTCTGAATCTCGGAAAAAGACAACATGGTGACCTGAGGTATGTAGTTTCTTCATTTATTCAATGTGTGTTTCctccaattaattaattttgagagaCTAAATATTTCCTTGATAATTTGCTATTCATTTCTCATTTTAGaagcaaaattttgaaaattttgctaTCTGCATGTGGTTTTCTCCAGCTTCCATAATTCTGTAGAATAATATGCTTAAtactttagcaaatttcaaaACGAGGGCACTTGCCTTTCAGTTGTTTTGGAATTCATTGTGCTCTCTAAAAAATGCTTAGATCATACACCTAATATATGCTTTCCTCGTTTACACCTAGTAAACCAGGCACCCAGCTAGATTGGATTCCCCAAACTGGTTTGagtgaaaaataattaaaaaaaaacattcctTTTTGTTCTAGTAAAAAGCACATGGAAAAATTTTCGCTCAGGAGCTTTCAAAACCTAGACTGTGAGAAAGggttttccaattttttttttgctgGTTTCATTATTCCCTCTAGTCTGTGCAGTTTGATCTAATTGTGTGCCCAGTTTGGTGCACTATTTGAGCATCTCCAGATTAGGAGTTTCCATCCCGGAAATAACTATGCATTCATAGGGAAATTTGGTTAATACTTCTTCAGCATCAGATGTTCAAGAAAACTCTCCCTGAATTTGTTTCTTTTCTCTTAACCAAATATCTGTTCTTGTTGCAGTGCATATTCCGTATTCAATGAAGATTTCAGGGAACTCCCTGGCACACTCAATGCTGATCGATTAGATAGAGATATTAGGGCAGGCCAATTTTgagcactctctctctctctctctctctctctctctctctgtaatTTATCTAAACCTTATTTTGTAGAATATTTCACATAAGGTGTTGTACAAATGTGAGTTTGAGCATTCTATTCCATGTTTGAATCATGAATGGATGCCCCACTCAATGTCTTACTCTTATGCAGAGTTACAATATCGAAGCTCGAGTGCGACCTACCTGAACTTGTCGAACTCAATTATCGAATGTTAAGATTCCGAGATTTAGACTGTTGGGTTAAGAGATGAGTTTGAGCATGAATTCTGGGGTTTGGCTAACTCTACTCAACAGATTGAACTCAGCCATTTGTTTGACAACTAGTGCTTCTCTTATGACAAGGTATATCTGTCTATTAACTGGTAAATTATGATATCCTTCATTCTAAACAGTCCAGTATTATAGTATTACTGGTCCCACGATGAGAAGATAAGTTTGCAAATGATCCAACTAATGATTGTTtaatttcttaatctttttttacTATTTCATGAAATAGTGGATTTGACCAGCTAATCCAATTGCTTGTGATGTGAAGATTCCCAACATGTGCTCGCCGTGCTTCCACCTGCCTGATGATGCTGACCATAATgtcttaataaaaaaaaagataaaatgttTTAGTTGGCCCACCTATAGTTTTAACAATTTCAGTTTAGCCCTTGACCCTTTGACTTGCTCAGACTGTCTTTGAATGCATGCCAATCATCAAATCATATCCATGATTCCATCTTGAATTGAATTGGACTAAGGTTAAACATTAATTCACTTAGTCAAGTCAACTCCATCTTACTTCATTGTgtctttgtatttatttatttattttatttcctctAAATTTTCCATTTAAAAATTGCTTATAAAAAATTCATTTGCCTCTCTAATCAATTAATAATCGGATGGATgcatcttatttttttttttttaaaaataataaagtacaaaaaagtataaattaaaaaaaaacacacacagaagaaaaCAGTGAAACGAAAGCTAAGGAGGAGAGGGGCCCACTTTTGTTCTTTTCATTAATTTCCCTTTTTAAAAATATCATTagacataatatttattttatgtgGGTGATGTGTCGTCTCCTGCCATCACCATCTCCActtgtttctttttttaaaaaaaataaat
This window of the Zingiber officinale cultivar Zhangliang chromosome 3B, Zo_v1.1, whole genome shotgun sequence genome carries:
- the LOC121967438 gene encoding uncharacterized protein LOC121967438: MAGEAQEMVEVTVKTIGPARPTRLRVPSSIKVSDLRRIVAAERRLPAERLKLVLRGKTLQDKKEKEEEEEEEPDEDVLIRLQDGDSLILAVVPKPPAKHLQEDDDDEEELKFQIPQRTNWLKKRIFLFLQKKLRFPDIVLMAIFSISLKAWIGIILWFSMAPIAQRFGIGPIYILITGFLIILLNLGKRQHGDLSAYSVFNEDFRELPGTLNADRLDRDIRAGQF